The following proteins come from a genomic window of Miscanthus floridulus cultivar M001 chromosome 2, ASM1932011v1, whole genome shotgun sequence:
- the LOC136535958 gene encoding mitochondrial phosphate carrier protein 3, mitochondrial-like, with protein sequence MASRDKVGCSSAPLPLDRVLAALVASAEQLGRRWEAAARVRFGKAAGAAGVGKAEGKGEVIKMHTPLFYATCALGGVLSTGLTHLAVTPLDLVKCNMQVDPGKYRDIPSAFGVMFHEQGPRGFFKGWMATLVGYSCQGACKFGFYEFFKKCYSDIAGPENAERLRTLIYLAASASAEVIADVALCPMESVKIRVQTQPGFARCLIDGLPKIVQSEGAFGLYKGLLPLWGRQVPYTMMKFACFETIVEMVYKHAVPKPKDQCSKPLQLAVSFAGGYIAGVFCAAISHPADNLVSFLNNAHGATVADAVRTLGMWGLFMRGLPLRIIMVGTLTGAQWAAYDAFKVFVGLPTSGGVVRSCAAAAASSLRQEGHGKQN encoded by the exons ATGGCGAGCCGCGACAAGGTCGGGTGCTCATCGGCCCCGCTGCCCCTCGACCGCGTCCTGGCCGCGCTGGTCGCCAGCGCCGAGCAGCTCGGGAGGCGGTGGGAGGCCGCCGCCCGAGTCCGATTCGGGAAGGCAGCTGGAGCGGCGGGGGTCGGGAAGGCGGAGGGGAAAGGGGAGGTTATAAAGATGCACACGCCGCTGTTCTACGCTACCTGCGCCCTCGGTGGCGTCCTCAGCACCGGCCTCACCCACCTCGCTGTAACGCCTCTCGACCTCGTCAAGTGCAACATGCAG GTGGATCCTGGCAAGTACAGGGACATTCCATCTGCCTTTGGTGTCATGTTCCATGAGCAAGGCCCCCGTGGCTTCTTCAAGGGCTGGATGGCCACACTGGTTGGGTACAGCTGCCAGGGGGCCTGCAAGTTTGGGTTCTACGAGTTCTTCAAGAAGTGCTACTCTGACATTGCTGGTCCCGAGAATGCTGAAAGGTTGAGGACTTTGATCTACCTTGCAGCTTCGGCGTCTGCTGAGGTGATTGCAGATGTAGCTCTCTGCCCCATGGAGTCTGTCAAGATTCGAGTCCAGACACAGCCGGGATTTGCCCGCTGCCTGATCGACGGGCTTCCGAAGATTGTCCAATCTGAAGGTGCCTTTGG GCTTTACAAAGGACTGCTTCCTCTTTGGGGCCGCCAAGTTCCCT ACACTATGATGAAATTTGCTTGCTTTGAAACCATTGTTGAGATGGTCTACAAGCATGCAGTACCAAAACCGAAAGACCAATGCAGTAAGCCACTACAACTAGCAGTGAGCTTTGCAGGGGGATATATTGCTGGAGTATTCTGTGCGGCTATATCTCATCCTGCAGACAATCTCGTATCTTTCCTGAACAATGCACATGGAGCCACCGTGGCCGAT GCTGTAAGAACTCTTGGAATGTGGGGTCTTTTCATGCGCGGCCTTCCTCTTCGTATAATTATGGTTGGTACTCTCACAGGAGCGCAATGGGCAGCCTATGACGCGTTCAAAGTATTTGTTGGATT
- the LOC136535959 gene encoding uncharacterized protein, which translates to MGIVCLHATLPFLSMIWMAHLLSPHALAIPASVISWAALSLPSGVAQIHALPAVDAYPLSVLLTAYSCPFLSISFPLRLLYLDARPRRFHWRCGDCSGEVVLPRFRVLAKKEFSSPSYSCLKNVQWPNQSLVHVRGRWH; encoded by the exons ATGGGCATCGTGTGTCTCCATGCCACCTTGCCGTTTCTGTCTATGATTTGGATGGCCCACTTGCTATCGCCCCACGCGCTGGCAATCCCGGCCTCGGTCATCTCCTGGGCCGCGCTGTCCCTCCCCTCCGGTGTTGCCCAGATACACGCGCTCCCCGCCGTCGACGCCTACCCGCTTTCCGTGCTGCTGACCGCCTACTCCTGTCCATTTCTGAGCATTTCATTTCCTCTTCGCCTTCTGTACCTCGACGCGCGCCCAAGGCGATTCCATTGGCGCTGCGGCGATTGCTCCGGCGAAGTCGTGCTTCCCCGTTTCCGAGTGCTGGCGAAG AAGGAGTTTTCAAGCCCGAGTTATTCTTGCCTGAAGAATGTACAATGGCCCAACCAAAG TCTAGTTCATGTGAGAGGAAGATGGCACTGA